A genomic region of Manihot esculenta cultivar AM560-2 chromosome 15, M.esculenta_v8, whole genome shotgun sequence contains the following coding sequences:
- the LOC110602087 gene encoding LOW QUALITY PROTEIN: probable protein phosphatase 2C 33 (The sequence of the model RefSeq protein was modified relative to this genomic sequence to represent the inferred CDS: deleted 1 base in 1 codon; substituted 1 base at 1 genomic stop codon), with product MCLFLSLTLLDLAAEAERIRKCKWRVFALQDEPKEARVWLPNNDSHGLAMARAFRDFCLKDFGLISVPNVSCQLLTDKDEFRVLATDGIWGFPSNKEVVDIVASALARSSAARALVESAVRAWRYKYPTSKVADCAVVCLFLDTNNLSTASNTNTKEQTNXVQAERDDPSGPTGLGRSGTVRSGKEVLLELSAEVDSSNQDETQLESGIDWSALEGVSRINTLLTLPRFVPRKDDKKAAGEKKKTRK from the exons ATgtgtctctttctctctctcacatTATTGGATCTTGCAGCGGAAGCGGAAAGAATACGGAAGTGTAAATGGCGTGTTTTTGCTCTTCAGGATGAACCTAAGGAAGCTAGGGTCTGGCTACCAAACAATGACTCTCATGGCCTTGCTATGGCACGAGCATTTAGAGATTTTTGCTTGAAGGATTTTGGCCTTATCTCTGTGCCCAATGTATCCTGCCAGCTCCTAACTGATAAGGATGAGTTCAGAGTTTTGGCAACTGATGGT ATTTGGGGTTTTCCCTCAAATAAAGAAGTGGTAGACATTGTAGCATCAGCCCTGGCACGTTCCTCTGCCGCAAGAGCCTTGGTCGAATCAGCAGTTCGAGCATGGAGATACAAGTATCCAACCTCCAAAGTCGCTGATTGTGCTGTAGTTTGCCTCTTCCTCGACACTAACAATTTATCCACTGCATCAAACACTAATACAAAAGAGCAGACTAATTAAGTACAAGCTGAAAGA GATGATCCTTCTGGTCCAACTGGACTGGGGCGATCAGGAACTGTACGGAGTGGCAAAGAGGTACTGTTAGAATTAAGTGCAGAAGTGGATTCCTCAAATCAAGATGAAACACAATTAGAATCTGGGATAGATTGGTCTGCACTAGAAGGAGTTTCTCGCATCAACACCTTGTTAACTTTGCCTAGGTTTGTGCCTAGAAAGGATGATAAAAAGGCTGCAGGAGAGAAGAAAAAGACTCGGAAATGA